The following coding sequences are from one Kallotenue papyrolyticum window:
- a CDS encoding PP2C family protein-serine/threonine phosphatase: MTADTSHTPRATAPLERPESPFATQPFSDGDTTTTLRAALPQPIAIGGRGPAAAALCDRGRARSENQDRCLAQLIVRCGPEREHLLGFFVVADGLGGHQDGGRAAELALNTLAAHLQQELILPWSAGQRPQVQPILHSAMLAANSAIRQAAQAAACDMGTTCTAAVLLDRELTIAHVGDSRALLIGSGARVLTTDHTTVGRLLSLGLLSPADAREHPLRHQLYRSLGQHEQVSVDLISLTLRDESHLVLCSDGLWSLISEDDLAEIVSESATPHLAARRLVAHANLLGGYDNISVVVVALAEGAVAL, from the coding sequence ATGACCGCCGACACGTCCCATACGCCACGCGCTACCGCGCCGCTGGAGCGGCCAGAGAGCCCCTTCGCGACACAGCCCTTCAGCGATGGGGATACCACCACCACGCTGCGCGCAGCACTGCCACAGCCGATCGCCATCGGCGGGCGCGGTCCTGCCGCAGCGGCGCTGTGCGACCGGGGACGCGCGCGCAGCGAGAATCAGGATCGCTGTCTGGCGCAGCTCATCGTGCGTTGCGGCCCGGAGCGCGAGCACCTGCTTGGCTTCTTTGTCGTCGCCGACGGTCTGGGCGGGCATCAGGACGGCGGGCGCGCCGCCGAGCTAGCGTTGAACACGCTGGCAGCGCATCTCCAGCAGGAGTTGATCCTGCCCTGGAGCGCGGGCCAGCGCCCCCAGGTGCAGCCGATCCTGCACAGTGCGATGCTGGCAGCCAACAGCGCCATCCGCCAGGCAGCCCAGGCCGCGGCGTGCGACATGGGCACCACCTGCACCGCCGCCGTGCTGCTCGACCGCGAACTCACGATCGCGCACGTTGGCGATTCGCGCGCGCTGCTGATCGGCAGTGGCGCGCGCGTGCTGACCACCGACCATACCACCGTCGGGCGGCTGCTGTCCCTGGGCCTGCTCAGCCCTGCCGACGCGCGCGAGCATCCGCTGCGGCATCAACTCTACCGCAGCCTGGGCCAGCACGAGCAGGTGAGTGTCGACCTGATCAGCCTCACCCTCCGCGATGAGTCGCACCTGGTGCTCTGCTCGGATGGACTGTGGAGCCTGATCAGCGAAGATGACCTGGCCGAGATCGTGAGTGAGTCAGCCACACCCCATCTGGCGGCGCGTCGCCTGGTCGCCCATGCCAACCTGCTGGGCGGCTATGACAACATTTCCGTGGTAGTGGTCGCGCTGGCTGAAGGAGCAGTCGCCCTATGA
- a CDS encoding vWA domain-containing protein, with amino-acid sequence MTSPIALELHPARSELQASHEPQLVYLVLRARILINVARRQALNLCLVLDRSSSMRGERLFRVKEAARHLVSQLDAESAFSLVAFNDRAEVIVPAQPVREPEAIRQAIAALEARGGTEMAQGLALGLQQIERVRLPALQRLILLTDGRTYGDEHACVELARRAQRRGIGITALGVGTEWNEDLLETMTAGPNSRTHYIAATGEIASVFEDELARLVRTVAQSVELLITTHPEAQVRACHRVQPFLTPITLQPEREGHWRAALGEWSADEEQTFLIELALPPVMVGTHTVAQLELRCDLLEHGPANSSATLTLPAVARATLEVDPQVRTVIERVVAYRLQASAWQAVADGRVEEATRRLRTAGTHLFNAGEIVLAETLHTEATRLLQGNAPSADGRKRIKLGTRGLVAGANAARVEQG; translated from the coding sequence ATGACATCGCCAATTGCGCTTGAGCTCCATCCGGCACGCAGCGAACTACAGGCCAGCCACGAACCCCAACTGGTGTACCTGGTGCTGCGCGCGCGCATCCTGATCAACGTGGCGCGACGACAAGCCCTCAATCTGTGCCTGGTTTTGGATCGCTCCTCGTCGATGCGCGGCGAGCGCCTGTTTCGTGTCAAAGAAGCCGCGCGCCACCTGGTCAGTCAGCTTGATGCCGAGAGCGCCTTTAGCCTGGTGGCCTTCAACGATCGCGCCGAGGTGATCGTGCCCGCGCAGCCCGTGCGCGAGCCGGAAGCGATCCGCCAGGCCATTGCCGCACTGGAGGCGCGTGGCGGGACCGAGATGGCTCAGGGCCTGGCGCTGGGCCTACAACAGATCGAGCGGGTGCGCCTGCCGGCGCTGCAGCGCCTGATCCTACTCACCGACGGACGCACCTATGGCGATGAGCATGCCTGCGTCGAGCTGGCGCGGCGCGCGCAGCGCCGGGGCATCGGCATCACCGCGCTGGGCGTCGGCACGGAGTGGAACGAGGATCTGCTCGAAACCATGACCGCCGGCCCCAACAGCCGCACGCACTACATCGCCGCCACGGGTGAGATCGCCAGCGTCTTCGAAGACGAGCTAGCACGCCTGGTGCGCACCGTGGCCCAGAGCGTTGAGCTGTTGATCACGACGCATCCCGAAGCGCAGGTGCGCGCCTGCCATCGCGTGCAGCCCTTCCTGACGCCGATCACGCTCCAGCCCGAGCGTGAAGGCCACTGGCGTGCCGCCCTGGGCGAGTGGAGCGCCGACGAAGAGCAGACCTTCCTGATCGAGCTGGCGCTGCCGCCGGTGATGGTCGGCACACACACCGTGGCGCAACTCGAACTGCGCTGCGATCTGCTGGAGCATGGCCCGGCCAACAGCAGCGCCACGCTGACGCTGCCGGCGGTAGCGCGCGCGACGCTGGAGGTCGATCCCCAGGTGCGCACGGTGATCGAGCGCGTGGTGGCCTATCGCCTGCAGGCCAGCGCCTGGCAGGCCGTAGCCGATGGCCGCGTCGAAGAAGCAACGCGGCGGCTGCGCACCGCCGGCACGCACCTGTTCAACGCCGGCGAGATCGTGCTGGCCGAAACACTGCATACCGAAGCCACACGCCTGTTGCAGGGCAACGCGCCCAGCGCCGACGGACGCAAGCGCATCAAACTCGGCACGCGAGGACTGGTCGCCGGCGCCAACGCTGCCAGGGTGGAACAAGGATAG
- a CDS encoding FHA domain-containing protein, producing the protein MLVCRNCQTHNLQGTIFCEQCGESLLPHERRRDTTHVLGARPAPPPAQRSRKQTAPLTNGQRRLRATILNNGRRIDLPLETPILVGRQDSARGFFPDLDLTHDGGYDCGVSRRHARITLQDDVAYVEDLESANGSFLNNQRLPPRAPQPLKAGDELRLGSLIMRIDQT; encoded by the coding sequence ATGCTGGTGTGCCGGAATTGCCAGACCCACAATCTGCAGGGCACGATCTTCTGCGAGCAGTGCGGCGAAAGCCTCTTGCCCCACGAGCGCCGCCGTGATACGACCCACGTGCTAGGCGCTCGTCCCGCACCACCGCCCGCACAGCGCAGCCGCAAACAGACCGCGCCGCTGACCAATGGCCAGCGCCGCCTGCGCGCGACGATCCTCAACAACGGACGGCGCATCGATCTCCCGCTGGAAACGCCGATCCTGGTTGGTCGCCAGGACAGCGCACGCGGCTTCTTCCCCGATCTCGATCTGACGCACGACGGCGGCTATGACTGCGGCGTAAGCCGGCGGCACGCGCGCATTACCCTGCAGGACGACGTCGCCTATGTCGAGGATCTGGAGAGCGCCAACGGCTCGTTTCTCAACAACCAGCGCCTCCCGCCGCGCGCACCTCAGCCACTCAAGGCCGGCGATGAACTGCGCCTTGGCTCGCTGATCATGCGTATCGATCAAACCTGA
- a CDS encoding GNAT family N-acetyltransferase has protein sequence MAWRSPRGKAYADTVHDYFEVTAHLEIRAVEADDLPKLEWFGAMVHWREVNRRTYADHLAGLRLMFVADLHRFPVGQVVVDVTSHDYAYLYALRVMEPLQGLGIGTRLIRAAEHAARAHGFRQIHLAVERSNVGARRLYERLGFEIFGERTDIWSYVDHLGQTRWVHEDVYGMRKILG, from the coding sequence ATGGCATGGCGATCACCGCGCGGCAAGGCATACGCCGACACAGTCCACGACTACTTCGAGGTGACGGCGCATCTCGAGATTCGGGCGGTGGAAGCGGACGATCTACCGAAGCTGGAATGGTTCGGCGCCATGGTCCACTGGCGCGAAGTCAACCGGCGCACCTACGCCGATCACCTGGCCGGGCTGCGGCTGATGTTCGTGGCCGATCTACACCGCTTTCCGGTCGGGCAGGTGGTGGTGGATGTCACCTCGCACGACTACGCCTATCTCTACGCGCTGCGCGTCATGGAGCCGTTGCAAGGACTGGGTATCGGCACGCGGCTGATCCGTGCCGCCGAGCACGCGGCGCGCGCCCACGGCTTCCGCCAGATTCACCTGGCCGTGGAGCGGAGCAACGTGGGCGCGCGCCGCCTATACGAACGCCTCGGCTTTGAAATCTTCGGCGAACGCACCGACATCTGGTCGTATGTCGACCATCTCGGCCAGACGCGCTGGGTACACGAAGATGTGTACGGCATGCGCAAGATTCTGGGTTGA
- the tpiA gene encoding triose-phosphate isomerase gives MRTPLLAGNWKMHKTVAEAVELVEALLQSIEQGYSTDREVVICPPFTALYPLAPLLAESVIALGAQNMYPADQGAFTGEISPLMLKEVGCRYVILGHSERRQLFGESDTLINRKVRAAVGHGLTPILCVGETKPQRDAGQAETVTLAQLRAGLEGLSAEQLRGVVVAYEPVWAIGTGDTATPADAQAMHAAIRAALAEGWGATVAEAVRVLYGGSVKPDNIDALMAQPDIDGALVGGASLVADQFVRIVNFEALSA, from the coding sequence ATGCGCACACCGCTACTTGCTGGAAACTGGAAGATGCACAAAACCGTGGCCGAGGCCGTCGAACTGGTGGAGGCGCTGTTGCAAAGCATAGAGCAGGGCTACAGTACCGATCGCGAGGTGGTGATCTGTCCGCCCTTCACCGCGCTCTATCCCCTGGCGCCGCTGCTGGCCGAGAGCGTGATCGCGCTGGGCGCCCAAAACATGTACCCGGCCGATCAGGGTGCGTTTACCGGCGAAATCTCGCCGCTGATGTTGAAGGAGGTCGGTTGCCGCTATGTGATCCTGGGGCATAGCGAGCGCCGGCAGCTCTTTGGCGAGAGCGATACGTTGATCAACCGCAAGGTGCGCGCGGCGGTGGGGCATGGCCTCACGCCGATCCTGTGCGTTGGCGAAACCAAGCCGCAGCGCGATGCCGGTCAGGCGGAGACGGTGACGCTCGCCCAACTGCGCGCCGGGTTGGAAGGGCTGTCGGCGGAGCAGCTGCGCGGTGTGGTGGTGGCCTACGAACCGGTGTGGGCCATCGGCACGGGCGACACGGCCACGCCCGCCGATGCGCAGGCGATGCATGCGGCCATCCGCGCCGCGCTGGCGGAGGGCTGGGGAGCTACCGTGGCCGAGGCGGTACGCGTGCTCTACGGTGGCTCGGTCAAACCCGACAATATCGACGCACTGATGGCGCAGCCTGATATTGATGGCGCGCTGGTGGGCGGTGCCTCGCTGGTCGCCGATCAGTTCGTGCGCATTGTGAACTTCGAAGCGTTGTCGGCCTGA
- a CDS encoding response regulator gives MTIRIVLADDHPIVREGLVSVLETQPDFEVVGQAGDGAAAVELVAALQPDVVLLDLEMPVLDGVQALRAMRTADPNTRVLVFTAFDTDERIISAVQAGARGYLLKGAPREELFNAIRVVARGGSTLQPIVAARLLERMALPTTFEPLTAREQEVLALLAQGLQNKEIAARLYISERTVKFHVSALLAKLGAGNRTEAVHRARQYHLL, from the coding sequence ATGACCATCCGGATTGTGCTCGCCGACGATCATCCCATCGTACGCGAAGGACTCGTATCGGTGCTGGAGACGCAGCCCGATTTCGAGGTGGTGGGCCAGGCCGGTGACGGCGCGGCTGCGGTTGAGTTGGTCGCCGCGCTCCAGCCGGACGTCGTCTTGCTCGATTTGGAGATGCCGGTGCTGGACGGTGTGCAGGCCCTGCGCGCCATGCGCACAGCCGATCCGAACACCAGGGTCTTGGTCTTCACCGCCTTCGATACCGACGAGCGGATCATCAGCGCGGTTCAGGCCGGCGCGCGTGGCTATCTGCTCAAGGGAGCACCCCGTGAGGAACTGTTCAACGCGATTCGCGTCGTGGCGCGGGGGGGCTCAACCCTGCAACCCATCGTGGCGGCGCGCTTACTCGAGCGCATGGCGCTGCCGACCACCTTCGAGCCGCTCACCGCGCGCGAGCAGGAGGTGCTGGCCCTGCTGGCCCAGGGACTGCAGAACAAGGAGATCGCGGCGCGCTTATACATCAGTGAGCGCACTGTCAAGTTTCATGTTTCGGCGCTGCTGGCGAAATTGGGCGCAGGTAACCGGACCGAGGCAGTGCACCGTGCGCGGCAGTATCATCTGCTCTGA
- a CDS encoding GAF domain-containing sensor histidine kinase, with the protein MGTSDQDALLRRNRELTILQHIAETLNRTTDLQMVLDETLASVVELLGLQTGWIFLLDDQGALYTAAYHGLPPALQDPATLPIWRGGCNCHTLFRHGELRTAVNIVECSRLAEAAGDRRGLVFHASAPLRSDERLLGILNVAAPGNDIFTPDILLLLSAVGAQLGTAIERARLAQQAVALAAAEERNRIAREIHDTLAQGLAAIALHLEAAEALTLSQPEKARRKIRQALDLARANLEEARRSVLNLRAAPLEGRTLPAALRLLAQQWTAETGVPLVTAIDSRIGQLTPAVETGLYRVAQEALTNVRKHAHARQAWLRLERSAGLLRLSIEDDGRGFDPGQIRPDSFGLKGMSERAHLLGGRFEVCSTPGAGTRVTIAVPDRMQQENGL; encoded by the coding sequence ATGGGCACGAGCGATCAAGATGCGCTGCTGCGGCGCAACCGCGAGCTGACGATCCTGCAGCACATTGCCGAGACGCTCAACCGCACCACCGATCTGCAGATGGTGCTGGACGAGACCCTGGCCTCGGTGGTGGAGCTACTGGGCTTGCAAACCGGTTGGATCTTCTTGCTTGATGATCAGGGCGCGCTCTACACCGCGGCCTACCACGGTCTGCCGCCCGCGCTGCAGGATCCGGCCACGCTGCCGATCTGGCGCGGCGGGTGTAACTGCCATACCCTGTTTCGGCACGGCGAGTTACGCACGGCGGTCAACATCGTCGAGTGCTCGCGGCTGGCCGAAGCGGCCGGTGATCGCCGCGGACTGGTCTTCCACGCCAGCGCGCCGTTGCGCTCCGACGAGCGCTTGCTGGGTATTCTCAACGTGGCCGCGCCTGGCAATGATATTTTTACGCCCGATATTCTGTTGCTGCTCTCGGCTGTGGGCGCGCAGCTCGGCACCGCCATCGAGCGGGCGCGGCTCGCCCAGCAGGCGGTGGCCCTGGCGGCGGCGGAGGAGCGCAACCGCATCGCCCGCGAGATCCATGACACGCTAGCGCAGGGCTTGGCAGCGATTGCGCTCCACCTGGAAGCGGCTGAAGCACTAACGCTCAGCCAGCCCGAGAAGGCGCGACGCAAGATCCGGCAGGCGCTCGACCTGGCGCGCGCGAACCTGGAGGAGGCCCGGCGCTCGGTGCTCAATCTGCGTGCTGCACCGCTCGAAGGCCGTACCCTGCCCGCGGCGTTGCGGCTCCTGGCGCAGCAGTGGACGGCAGAAACCGGCGTGCCGCTGGTCACGGCCATCGACTCGCGCATCGGCCAGCTTACGCCGGCGGTGGAGACCGGCCTGTACCGCGTGGCGCAGGAAGCGCTGACCAACGTGCGCAAGCATGCTCATGCCCGGCAGGCATGGCTCCGCCTGGAGCGCAGCGCAGGGCTGCTGCGCTTGAGCATCGAGGACGATGGCCGCGGCTTCGATCCGGGGCAGATCCGCCCGGATAGCTTTGGCCTGAAGGGCATGAGTGAGCGCGCCCATCTGCTCGGCGGGCGCTTCGAGGTGTGCAGCACGCCCGGTGCAGGGACGCGCGTCACCATTGCCGTGCCGGATAGGATGCAACAGGAAAACGGTCTATGA
- a CDS encoding glycosyltransferase translates to MLRIAMLAVHSSPLAAIGSREAGGMNVYVRELARELGRRGIAVDIFTRSQRRGEPTVVSIGSHARVITLRTGPAAPYNKNWVLDYLPEFVSRIRCFADGQDLNYDLIHSHYWLSGVAALELRTMWRVPVVHMFHTLGVLKNRVAPAPIWGETDQRVQIETRLMQTVDAVVAATPIDRAQMVLHYNADPERIVVIPGGVDTRVFRPRDRAEARRRLGLPPHPTRLALFVGRIEPLKGLDTLITAMTHLRDLDLRLLVVGGDAHAREDQWSAEERRLRGLARDLNLDGRVLFIGSRPQAQLPLLYSAADVVAVPSLYESFGLVALEAQACGTPVVASRVGGLRCTVRDGVSGFLVPPADPDALAGRIRHLVEHEGLREEMGAHAIENAQAYDWSVIAGRMQSLYNALLRRQAPAPAYDQRGTLPCSM, encoded by the coding sequence GTGCTACGCATTGCGATGCTTGCCGTCCATAGCAGTCCACTAGCGGCGATCGGCAGCCGCGAGGCCGGCGGCATGAACGTATACGTCCGCGAGCTGGCGCGCGAACTGGGACGGCGCGGCATCGCGGTTGATATTTTTACGCGCAGTCAGCGCCGCGGCGAACCAACGGTCGTCAGCATTGGGTCGCACGCGCGCGTGATCACCCTGCGGACCGGGCCAGCAGCACCGTACAACAAAAACTGGGTTTTGGACTATCTGCCCGAATTCGTCAGCCGCATCCGGTGCTTCGCCGACGGTCAGGATCTCAACTACGATCTCATCCACAGCCACTACTGGCTGTCGGGCGTGGCCGCTCTGGAGCTGCGCACTATGTGGCGCGTGCCGGTAGTGCACATGTTTCACACCCTGGGCGTGCTCAAAAACAGGGTCGCTCCGGCGCCGATCTGGGGCGAGACCGACCAGCGCGTACAGATTGAGACACGGCTGATGCAGACGGTGGACGCGGTTGTGGCGGCCACGCCCATCGACCGCGCGCAGATGGTGCTGCACTACAACGCCGACCCCGAGCGCATCGTGGTGATCCCCGGCGGCGTGGATACGCGGGTCTTTCGTCCCCGGGATCGGGCCGAAGCGCGTCGCCGGCTAGGCCTGCCGCCCCATCCAACGCGCCTGGCGCTGTTTGTGGGACGTATCGAGCCCCTCAAAGGGCTGGACACCTTGATCACGGCCATGACGCACCTGCGCGATCTCGATCTGCGCCTGCTGGTAGTCGGCGGCGATGCCCATGCCCGCGAAGATCAGTGGAGTGCCGAAGAGCGCCGCCTGCGCGGCCTCGCCCGCGATCTGAACCTGGATGGCCGCGTCCTGTTTATCGGCTCGCGACCTCAGGCGCAGTTGCCGTTGCTCTACAGTGCTGCGGATGTCGTGGCCGTCCCTTCGCTCTATGAGTCGTTTGGGCTGGTGGCGCTGGAAGCCCAGGCCTGCGGCACGCCGGTGGTTGCTTCGCGGGTAGGTGGCCTGCGCTGCACGGTGCGTGATGGTGTGTCTGGCTTTCTGGTGCCACCTGCCGATCCTGACGCACTGGCGGGACGCATTCGCCACCTGGTCGAGCACGAAGGGCTGCGCGAGGAGATGGGCGCACATGCCATCGAGAACGCGCAAGCCTACGACTGGTCGGTGATCGCCGGACGGATGCAGAGCCTATACAACGCTCTGCTGCGGCGTCAGGCACCAGCTCCTGCGTATGACCAACGTGGCACCCTACCGTGTAGCATGTGA
- a CDS encoding helicase-associated domain-containing protein, whose translation MHTRDAALRELRRWLELISPADRRVLARAWSAPGHDPDALLAVMGDPARVRAQWEQLGAPERAALEHVIAEGNALPVAIMQREHGAVREPQGFAHPRAYLDALRGPLTPPERLLMQGWLFRAHDQRGPIYRVPAALLAGLPPIAPRERRLELATAPPPQQVAADALAPTLELALALLWLAYDGALLTLQDGALAKAALKQVAGAVRDAPEVRAMRREADWPALALLRGAMVGAGLLRRDADGRLRPTAEALPWLRAAPSEQVARLVHGWQRSPLDELTLLCGLRWRGGAPYSIDWHGARRRLLALLITLPAEAWWALDAVSAAVQRVDAAFLRRDGRFDTWLLYDAQDRLVSGWEHWERVEGALIRAVARGPLHWFGLVELDAAGERMRWTRLGAHLLQGAPAPSVAPPVPLIVQATFDVVCPPGASLYARFQLRRIAELKQADLAEVFTLTRRALLAATERGIQVEDALRFLREYSGAALPPAVEYSLREWSRQRELVTLEQAVLLRVSDPVVLAQLRAEAGPALADAEVLSATLVRLSEAQAEQVAERLRRAGVGLRDERVDPQRPLDERDLRALATAAVVYARLCAALGLPCEVEPAALRRIARLVPPRQFERAVEAARAVLSQLGLPDGET comes from the coding sequence ATGCACACACGCGATGCGGCGCTGCGTGAGTTACGGCGCTGGCTGGAGCTGATCTCGCCCGCGGATCGGCGGGTGCTGGCGCGCGCCTGGTCCGCCCCCGGCCATGATCCCGACGCGTTGCTGGCGGTGATGGGCGATCCTGCGCGGGTGCGGGCGCAGTGGGAGCAGCTGGGCGCGCCCGAACGCGCAGCGCTGGAGCACGTGATCGCCGAGGGCAACGCGCTGCCGGTGGCGATCATGCAGCGCGAACACGGCGCGGTGCGCGAGCCGCAGGGCTTTGCCCACCCACGCGCCTATCTGGACGCGTTGCGCGGGCCGCTCACGCCGCCTGAGCGTCTACTGATGCAGGGCTGGCTCTTCCGTGCCCATGACCAGCGCGGGCCGATCTACCGTGTGCCGGCGGCGTTGCTGGCCGGCCTGCCGCCGATCGCGCCACGCGAACGGCGCTTGGAGCTTGCAACAGCGCCGCCGCCGCAGCAGGTGGCCGCCGACGCGCTAGCGCCCACGCTCGAACTGGCTCTAGCGCTGCTCTGGCTGGCCTACGATGGCGCGCTTCTGACGCTGCAGGATGGCGCGCTGGCGAAAGCTGCGCTGAAGCAGGTGGCCGGTGCAGTGCGTGATGCGCCCGAGGTGCGCGCGATGCGGCGCGAGGCCGACTGGCCCGCGCTGGCGCTGCTGCGCGGCGCAATGGTTGGCGCCGGTCTGTTGCGGCGCGATGCAGATGGGCGCTTGCGGCCTACTGCCGAGGCGCTGCCCTGGCTGCGTGCCGCGCCGTCTGAGCAGGTGGCACGTCTGGTGCATGGCTGGCAGCGCAGCCCGCTGGATGAGCTGACGCTGCTGTGTGGTCTGCGCTGGCGCGGTGGCGCGCCCTACAGCATCGATTGGCACGGCGCGCGTCGGCGCCTGCTGGCGCTGCTGATCACCCTGCCCGCCGAGGCATGGTGGGCGCTCGACGCGGTGAGCGCGGCAGTGCAGCGCGTGGACGCGGCATTTCTGCGGCGCGATGGCCGCTTCGACACCTGGCTGCTCTACGATGCACAGGACCGGCTGGTGAGCGGCTGGGAGCATTGGGAGCGCGTCGAAGGCGCGCTGATTCGCGCCGTGGCGCGGGGGCCGCTGCACTGGTTCGGCCTGGTGGAGCTGGATGCGGCGGGCGAGCGAATGCGCTGGACACGGCTTGGCGCACACCTGTTGCAGGGAGCGCCGGCGCCGTCCGTCGCGCCGCCCGTGCCGTTGATCGTCCAGGCGACCTTTGACGTGGTCTGCCCGCCGGGCGCGTCGTTGTATGCCCGCTTTCAACTACGGCGCATCGCGGAACTGAAGCAGGCCGACCTGGCCGAGGTCTTCACGCTGACGCGTCGCGCGCTGCTGGCCGCAACGGAGCGCGGCATCCAGGTTGAGGATGCGTTGCGCTTTCTGCGCGAGTACAGCGGCGCGGCACTGCCGCCGGCGGTCGAGTACAGCTTGCGCGAGTGGAGCCGGCAGCGCGAGCTGGTGACACTGGAGCAGGCCGTCCTGCTGCGCGTGAGCGACCCGGTGGTGTTAGCGCAGCTGCGCGCTGAGGCCGGGCCGGCACTGGCCGACGCCGAAGTGTTGAGCGCGACGCTGGTGCGCCTGTCAGAGGCGCAGGCCGAGCAGGTGGCCGAACGGCTGCGTCGCGCGGGCGTGGGCCTGCGCGATGAGCGCGTCGATCCCCAGCGCCCGCTCGACGAGCGCGATCTGCGCGCGCTGGCGACGGCGGCAGTGGTCTATGCCCGTCTCTGCGCCGCCCTGGGCCTGCCCTGTGAGGTGGAGCCGGCCGCGCTGCGCCGCATCGCTCGCCTGGTGCCGCCGCGCCAGTTCGAGCGCGCCGTCGAGGCGGCCCGCGCTGTGCTGAGCCAGCTCGGGCTGCCGGACGGCGAGACCTGA
- a CDS encoding calcium:proton antiporter → MSRLLRYLLIFVPLAVLAELVFHNPLLIFITSALALIPLAGLLGEATEALAEQLGPQLGGLLNATLGNAAELIITIVAIRAGRYELVKASITGSILGNLLLIIGFALLLGGLRHGIQRFDRSLAGLAAALMTLAVIGLIIPTMFELTAEIADPTRALDVFNTEVRDPRLNAISLGVAAVLLTLYLLSLVYQFRGGAGQTAPVAAPAPGPADAPPAAARSVDQAAGPTSAATPARQTTGAAAQHNWSVPVAVGVLAASTLAIVFMSEFLVGVVEPVAQAIGVRELFLGVILIPIVGNVAEHLVGVQAAMNNQMDLSMNISLGSSMQIALFVAPLLVFVSLLLGPRGELTLFFSLFEVMALVLAVLIAAIISLDGESNWLEGAMLLAVYLIMAIGFFYVR, encoded by the coding sequence GTGAGTCGCCTGTTGCGCTACCTGTTGATCTTCGTTCCGCTGGCGGTTCTCGCCGAGCTGGTCTTCCACAACCCGCTGCTGATCTTTATCACCTCGGCGCTCGCGCTGATCCCACTGGCCGGGCTGCTGGGCGAGGCTACCGAAGCGCTGGCCGAGCAGCTCGGTCCCCAGCTCGGCGGCCTGTTGAACGCCACGCTGGGCAACGCCGCCGAGCTGATCATCACCATCGTCGCGATCCGCGCCGGGCGGTATGAGCTGGTCAAAGCATCGATCACCGGCTCGATCCTGGGCAACCTGCTGTTGATCATCGGCTTTGCGCTGCTGCTGGGCGGTCTGCGCCACGGCATCCAGCGCTTCGACCGCAGCCTGGCCGGGCTGGCAGCCGCGCTGATGACCCTGGCGGTGATCGGGTTGATCATTCCCACCATGTTTGAGCTGACCGCCGAGATCGCCGATCCGACACGCGCCCTGGATGTGTTCAACACCGAGGTGCGCGATCCGCGCCTGAACGCCATTTCGCTGGGCGTTGCCGCCGTCCTGCTGACGCTGTACCTGCTGAGTCTGGTGTATCAGTTCCGCGGTGGCGCGGGTCAGACCGCGCCGGTTGCAGCGCCAGCGCCTGGCCCTGCGGACGCGCCGCCCGCTGCGGCGCGCTCCGTGGATCAGGCGGCTGGCCCGACTAGCGCGGCCACACCCGCACGGCAGACCACCGGCGCCGCGGCACAGCACAACTGGAGCGTGCCCGTGGCCGTCGGCGTGCTGGCGGCCAGTACCCTGGCGATCGTCTTCATGAGCGAGTTTCTGGTGGGCGTGGTCGAGCCGGTGGCCCAGGCCATCGGCGTGCGCGAGTTGTTTCTGGGCGTGATCCTAATCCCGATCGTCGGCAACGTGGCCGAGCATCTGGTGGGCGTCCAGGCGGCCATGAACAACCAGATGGACCTGTCGATGAACATTTCGCTGGGCTCGTCGATGCAGATCGCGCTGTTCGTCGCGCCGCTGCTGGTGTTCGTCAGCCTGCTGCTGGGGCCGCGCGGCGAGCTGACGCTGTTCTTCAGCCTGTTCGAAGTCATGGCGCTGGTGCTGGCCGTGCTGATCGCGGCGATCATCTCGCTGGACGGCGAGAGCAACTGGCTAGAGGGCGCGATGCTGCTAGCGGTATACCTGATCATGGCCATCGGCTTTTTCTACGTGCGCTGA